A segment of the Eleutherodactylus coqui strain aEleCoq1 chromosome 6, aEleCoq1.hap1, whole genome shotgun sequence genome:
tgtttttACATATTCTGGTGCAGGTGGGTGGGGTATTAAGTGTGACATGTTTAgtcgcacctgtgggtaattatcagggctatttagtttggcctgatactgagctgaaGTGCTGATTTTTCAGTCTCTCTCTTGCTGTGCTAGCAGTCAAAGCTTGGTCCTGGATCTTTCATCTGCGAGTGCATCTCAGAGCGAAGTATAGCTCTTGTTTACTTTCCTATTTTTGGTTTCTTGTGTTTTTCCCCTTTCCcacgtagggtcaactaggggccgaGACATGCGGTCAGagccgtccttatcgggacgatcaccCTCCTTTCAGGCAGGGTCCTCCTTTGTGTTTagttatatagggacagtgtttcacaTATATTTGTTCTATTTTGTTTTATCACTGCAGCTGCGGGAGATCCACGGGTGACAGATCCAGCACATCCTTGTTGGACATAACGTCACTTGTGAACCAGAAAAAGACTCTTGTCATTGTTGTTATGTGCCGCCGTACATACACGGACTCAGTAATGTTTTGAAAGATAATTGGGACAAAACGTTTGTTAAAAATCTTGAAGTAGCATTTGATGATGCAGAAAAACTAAATAATTGTTGAATGTGTACTCATGCCCCCACAGAGTCCTCTATGCCCTTTATGACTATAACCCTCACTGTGGAGAAGATCAGATCATGATTTAAGAAAATTCTTGGTACCCCTgtgttgttaaaaaaaacaaaacaccagagCACAACTTCACCAGTAATGGTTGGAGCATGCCTCGGTGACCCCTGGCTGGTTCTTAGTTTCTCATGGTCTGGGAATCATCATGCCATCTCATTTGCTCAGGAAAATGCCATTATAGGCTGTTATCTCTCCTGGACAAAAGGTGCATGTGTGGAAGTCACAAATAATGTTGCAACTCTGTTTTCAAATTACACCCCCTATGGGGATTGCAATGAGCTGCCTAATAACCCTGTACAATGTGTGGGACAACATCAATGGTAAGACAGTAGAAAGTCAGTCCAGAACGTAGGCTGCCCTGCTCTTTGGATGGCACGTTGTCTGGAGTCCTACATCACACAGTAGTAGCCATGCCAGTTTTGTGAACATGAACTCATCAAGAGAGCTGCGGATAATTGGCCGAAGACAAGTGGTAAGCCTCGTgtaatgtctatgggcatggcTAATAAGATAGTTTTATTTGCCCACTCATACTACAGATGAGTAGAAATGTCACCAGCAGCACAGTCAATATATACCCTATTCAGGGAAGGCAAAGCCTGCACAGCCACTCCTGGAAAATGAACTCCACTTCTCCAATTATCGCAAATACTTAAATCCAATATGAATGGCAGCAGAACAGCTCCAGTGCATAAAACAGGTCTTTTATTTCATCTGTTATAAtggtacaggcaacgtttcgaccattcaATGGTTTTTATCAAGCATGTACAATCACCAAAACAACCCCCTTAAAACATAAAACATACGTGCTCTTAGCCAATCAATAACTCCAATGTCACTCCTTCCCTTCTTAATTATGTACACAGTTGTGTCAAATACCTTGAAATTAGACATACTGTATCTCTTCCGGTTCCATAGTACCTACAGCTCCATCTATGACATTCACCCATTTCCACGGCATTCATAATTCTCTATGCGCATGCGCGCGCTACGTCATCACATCCGCGCGCTGCCTCCTAGCCCGACGTGCAGCAAAGTCACATCGTGCATGTACATTGCCCatactctactgcgcatgcgcacaccgTCACCCACACGTCAGCACGCCGGCGAACAGCGTCATCACGTCCGCACACACCGTCTCCAATATCCAATCTCCGGTGCTAGTGCGCAAGCGCCCGTGTCCCTCGCAACTCCTGTCACTCTGCCAGAGATTACTctttcagttttatgcatgcagaaattgaacgaaaatcaagaagcaaacaaattctcattcgtcgttcagtcgctgcaggCCCTTTATAGTCACTACATCTCCCTTTATGCAGTGCAGCAGAGTGTGCTCTGTACAGACTAGACCAGCAGGGAGTGCAGAGCCCAACCTAACACTAAAGGGGCTGCATAGGTTGTTTTATTGTGTAGTGCCTCCATATAACActgcatctcccacaatgcaccacaGCATGGTATACTCTTTGATTGGGGTAGTAGTGTCTCTGATGTCTAATTTTTCTTCATGTAATCACTGCATCAGAGTATGCTCtgtacagacactgaaccagcaggggatACAGGTCCTACATAGTTGTTACACcattacatctcccacaatgccgcaCAGAGGCTGGAGAAGCAGGAGGCAGCAGGGCTGGTGCAGTCTATTTTTTCTATGTACAAAGCCCCATGTAGTTACTGTACAGTCTGAACCAGAAGGGGCTGCAGGTCTGTCTAGTTTGTTTTATTGTTCAGTGCCAATATaatactacatctcccacaatgcagtgcAGCAGAGTATGTTCTGTACAGATCCTGAAGCAGCGGTTTCTGTGTAATCTATTTTTTACACTGCCTTGTATCACTACATCTACAATACAGCACAGCAGTATGCACACTGCAGATAATGGACCAGCAGGGGGTACAGGATCTGTATATTTCCTAATATGCAGTGCCCAGGTAACACTTCATTTCCCACAATGCAGCACAGCAGTATGTACTCTGCAGACTCTGAACCAGCAAGGTGTACAGGTTCTGCATATTTCCTTATGTTCAGTGCCCCAGatacactacatctcccacaatgcagcacAGCAGTATGTACtctgcagacactgaaccagcagaggATACAGGCTCTGTATATTTCCTTATGTACAGTGTATCAGatacactacatctcccacaatgcagcacAGCAGAGTACACTCTGTATACACCCTGAAACAGCAGTAGGTGCTCTGCAGACACTGAATCGGCAGCGGGTACAGGCTCTGTATATTTCCTTATGTGCAGTGCCCCAGgtacactacatctcccacaatgcagcacAGCAGTATGTACTCTGCAGACACctaaccagcagggggcgcaggCTCTGTATACTTCCTTatgtgcagtgccccagatacactacatctcccacaatgtagCACAGCAGAATATATCCTGAACCAGCAGGGGGTGCAGTGTGATATTTATCATGAAGTCTCACAGTGACTGATGGGTAAATATCTGCCCTCCAGTCGTGTCCTTGCTACTTCTTAGCTATATCtgttcctgggaaagctgggtggccgCCGTTACGGCCTATAACCTCCTATAGAGGTCGCCGCCCAGCTTTTCTCGGCCCCTGAAAGGCAGATCTGCATAGCAGAGAGCTTTACAATTCAGGGCGtatgaaaagctgggtgacattaTTGTACATTCTGACTACTACAGGGTTAATTATATGTGACCCCGGCGGACGGTCCTGTATAAGGACTATATTGGGTTAATAAGCAGCCGTCTGAACTTTGACCTCTGCGGTGGCCGAGTGCCCAGACTGTGCCCACATATATGGCATGGAATGTGCTGAGCACAGGGACACTAACCccctggcagggaaggggttacatcAGACTGGACCCGGGTCACATGACACCCAAGACTTGAGGGGGGGTTCTGGGGTAGAACAGATGGGATTCTGGGAAGAACCTTCTGCGCAGCTCCTGCTTCACACCGAGAGGCATCATGGAGAGCAAGTAAGAGACCGAGCTGCTGCAGCGCATCAGAcctatctattgctccctgttatcagccacttcagGCTGTTGTGTTGGGATGAGTGATGGGAAGTGCAGAACACTCCATGATTACTACTTTATGTCACCTACCTCCAGTGCTGAGAAACTTACccctatatgggggggggggatcagccgGCCGCACCCCCTTATTGTAGAACTAGTCGGCGCATTTcccctttaaggaattttggGGTTTAATTAACTGATCTGCAAAGATAGAAAATCTTtcagcagcgccctctgctggtcaTATGAAGACACTGCGTGGAATAGAGGTCCTGTGTGGGTAAAGGGCCgcacaagcagagctgcagtgtaaagcatggtggagggacAGAGCAGCAGCCTATGAGCAGGTGGATGTCAGACTATAGCGGACATTGCAGCTGAGCTGGAGTCACTGATCATAGCCGTGCTTTAATGGAGGTGACCAGGGATAGtcaagggggcggggcttatgtcTGTATTAACCGTTGTCTGTCTCAGGCCGCCGTCACGTGACCTGTACGTAGCCGCCATGTTGCTGAGCGGCGCCGGAGACGCTCTGGGCTACAGGAAGCAGCTGTGGGAATACTGTAAGTCCGGGCCGCAGATTCACAGGGAGCTGCAGGAGCTGGGGGGCCTCCAGAACATCGCCGTGTCCCTCCCGGACTGGCCGGTCAGTGACGACACCGTGCTCCACCTGGCCACGGGCGAGAGCCTGGCAACAGGTGGGTCCTGCTGGGGGCCACGGGGGCCGCAGCCACCTGTCCGAGCTCTGCTTGATATGTCCTCGTTCTCTGCCTGCAGGGAAGCTGAGCGAGGAGCTGTACCAGGAGCTGGCGGCCAGATATGTGTCCGCCATGACCGACATGGAAGGAAGGAAGCCGGGGCCCACCAGCATTCTGGGTAAGACTGcactcacagccagagctgcactcacagttcTGCTCACTGTCCGCTCTGAAGCAGTTGCTGCTGGTTCAGTGTTGTGCGGAGCGTGCCCTGCTgcactgcattgtgggagatgtggcAGCGAGCTGGTGGGGCTCCCGCGTCCTGCGgtgggtgcagctctgggtgtgactggagtatataactgtctccctctctcttcagGAACCTCCCAGCTGCGCCCCGGGGAACCTGGCGGCTATAAGATCCCCTTTAACCCCTCGGCGACTGGCTGCGGAGCAGCGATGAGGTCCATGTGTATAGGGCTGAGGTGAGGCACTGGttaggattagtgggggtctgcagTGCGCCCCCTGATGGTCTATAGGAATCACTCTCATACATGATCCCACCTCTCTCCGCAGGTTCCCCCATCCGTCTGAGCTGTCTCTTCTGGTCGCAGTCAGCGTGGAGAGCGGGAAGATGACGCACAACCATCCGACAGGTCAGAGAGTCCCCCATGCTTTACCTACCCATCTTTCCGAGAACCCTGAATGGCAAATCTTCCGCTGTCCAGCGCCGACGCCTGTAGTACTACGGAGATTCAGTATGGAGGtccatgggaaagctgggtgacgccCTGCCGAAGCTGTCGTGGTGGTCCCAtcgttgtcacccagctttcccagacctgAGTAAGAAATGGCAACAGAGGTTTAATGACTCCCCCAGTCTTATATTGACTCTCGTCCTCCGCAGGGTATCTGGGCTCTCTGGCCGCGGCTCTCTTCACGTCCCTGTCCGTTCAGAGGGTCCCCCTAGAACAGTGGGGGTCCATCCTGCTAGAGACGCTCCCGCTGGCACTGGAGTATCTGCGCTCTACGGACAGCGATGCGCAGCGGCACGCGGACGAGTGGGATTATTTCCGGCAGTCCTGGGAGAGGTGAGGAGGGGGTGACGACCGCCACGGAGGAGGGTCCTTATCTCATGTAAAGGGGGCTCCAACCCTGAGGCTGCgcagacataacataagaggtcattACTAGAAGCCTTCTCACTATTTGGCCTCTTCTTCAGTTCCTGAGTGCcacctgcagtgtaaagcatggaggtCTCCTGTCTGTATACACTAGATTACATGATGGGGGTTTAATAAGCACAAATACGTCGCTCTCTAGTGTAATGGTCTCCTTTATGTGACCCTGGGAGAGGCTACAACCACCAGAACGACGGCCTCtattctttacactgcaggctgCATCCAACTGGGAACATACCACAAAATAGAAGCCATAGTGTTGTGTTGTCTTGTGACTCTGCGGCTTTAAGGCCCCTTTAATGCTGAGTGTGggggtctcttcctcctcaggtaCCTGTCGCAGAGGGGTCTTCTGCAGGGGGCCGGGCCGGCAGTCTTCCCATCTCCTTATGGCCCCGCAGAGAGGGATGTGGAGTACGGCCGCTGGAGTCTAGACGGCTGGCCGGGGAGGAGCGGTCACGATGCCCCTATGATCGCCTATGATGCTCTGCTGGGGGCCCGGGGCTCCTGGGAGGAGCTGTGCAGCCGCGCCATGTTCCATGGAGGTGAGGATTGGACGATGGCCCCCACTTTATATACAGTGCCGCCCCCGACTTACAGTGTTTGTCCCCACACAGGTGACAGTGACTCCACCGGGGTTATTGCCGgctgctgctggggggcgctATACAGACTGACAAGGGTCCCCAAAGGAAACCACAGTCAGCTGGAGTATCGGGGGCGGATGGAGGCGGTGGCGGCCTCCCTGCACATGCTAGCCTGAGGGGAGACCACCGGAGGTCTCTGATAACACAACCCAAGCCCCTCTACAGCAGGAGACCACGGACATAGCCGATACCAGTGAGAAGTGACCCCTCCCTCTGGTTGTCAGTGCTCCGCCCCTTCTGGAAATAAAACTGGAACCGCGAGGAAGATCTGTGATGCTGCGAATACGTGATTTCTGTGATTGATCTCACGGTTGTAAATAAGCGCGAATGACGTCATGTGACAGGAAGTAATGGAATAAAAATGGAATACGCATATAAGTCACTCTGACCCAGTACAAACCTCGCGGCAGATGAGAATATGGCGGCGACTGTCCATATTAGCATATAAAATACTGTCTACGATGGATGATGAGAGTAGTGATCATCTCTATAGGGAGGGGGGCTGGAGAAGGCGCCACATGTGGGACGCAGCAGGAAGACTTTATGACTACAGGTAacgtaaggtgaccagacgtcccaatttaggcgggacagtccactttgggaccctgtgtcccgctttctcCAGGTCCTCTAAGTGGGACAGccttttgtcctgttttcaggacgtctggtcaccatgaaggtgattatcCGCCGGGATGCCGCAGCtctctggctggtaatcactcagtggcgctGCTGCGGGacgcacacactgacagcagtgtgtgcatccgggatcttcctccaCTGACATATCCTCCTTGGTTcccccggaggagaagggaggagaggtCCGGGTGCACACACGTCCTCCTGCAGCAGCGCAGAGCAGAAGACTTctttgaagacaaggaggaggtaagtttattggtctcagggggtcactattactgctgaggccactgtgggggtcactattactgctgaggccactgtgggggtcactattactgctgaggccactgtgggggtccctattactactgagggccgatataggggacactcagTGGTGTACCATcaggggtcgcaattgtgaccggGCCCCTGTGCTGAGATGGCCTAGAGGCCCTGCCATATACAAAATGCACATTGAGTGCATTATCAGCCAAACGCACTGCTGGCCATGTGATTGGTGCGACCGACAGTGTGTGGTTgtgggaggagaagggagagagagaagaggcggGGAGGCAGCGCTGCAGGTCGGCACTcggagaggggagggctgttacctggggagccagcaaccaattacagagccAGCGCCCAATTACAGTCTGGAGATTTCCACGGCGCGTGGCCCTCCCACTGAGAGACTGTGAGTGGTCAGTGCACTGCAGGCTAGCGATTACCAGGGGCTCCGACGGCGGGTCTAGGTCCCCTCTTTACTCATGAAAGTCCAAAACCTGTGGTCGCACAGCAACGCAGATCACACAAACCGGTTCCGGTCATGTGATCCATGCTGCTATGCGACCAGGTCCTagactttcatttacaggctgcccagataTTGCTCCAGAGAGGAGTAGAGCAGGGAGCATACTTAAATATGTATagttggtataacttataccagctgtacatataacctgggtataaactgtatatgattatatatcagctgtacatatatagttctatacaggagatacctaggttataccagcatggtccttatcactatatacaggagatgtataatctataccagctgtacatatataattatatacaggagatacccaggttataccagcatgctccatatcactatataccggagatgtataacttataccagctgtacatatataattatatacaggagatacccaggttataccagcatgctccatatcactatatacaggagatgtataacttataccagctgtacatatatatttatatacaggagatacccaggttataccagc
Coding sequences within it:
- the LOC136632663 gene encoding ADP-ribosylhydrolase ARH1-like encodes the protein MESKPPSRDLYVAAMLLSGAGDALGYRKQLWEYCKSGPQIHRELQELGGLQNIAVSLPDWPVSDDTVLHLATGESLATGKLSEELYQELAARYVSAMTDMEGRKPGPTSILGTSQLRPGEPGGYKIPFNPSATGCGAAMRSMCIGLRFPHPSELSLLVAVSVESGKMTHNHPTGYLGSLAAALFTSLSVQRVPLEQWGSILLETLPLALEYLRSTDSDAQRHADEWDYFRQSWERYLSQRGLLQGAGPAVFPSPYGPAERDVEYGRWSLDGWPGRSGHDAPMIAYDALLGARGSWEELCSRAMFHGGDSDSTGVIAGCCWGALYRLTRVPKGNHSQLEYRGRMEAVAASLHMLA